One segment of Desulfonatronum sp. SC1 DNA contains the following:
- a CDS encoding ATP synthase F0 subunit B codes for MIDVNISMLIQLINFFIVLAVLNAILYRPIRAVIKKRAQRMSAQLSDVENFTAQAQEKMAAYTGALTVAQQQGVEIRSKFKAEGYLEEVTLLEGANTTAAQELKAAREDAASQVRTGKKTLTSRVDGYARQVTEKVVGWAV; via the coding sequence ATGATTGATGTCAACATTTCCATGCTCATTCAGCTGATCAACTTCTTCATTGTTCTGGCTGTGCTCAACGCGATCCTCTATCGACCGATCCGGGCGGTCATCAAGAAGCGCGCCCAACGCATGTCGGCGCAGCTGAGTGACGTGGAGAACTTCACGGCTCAAGCTCAGGAAAAAATGGCGGCCTATACCGGTGCACTGACCGTTGCCCAGCAACAGGGCGTAGAAATCCGCTCCAAGTTCAAGGCCGAAGGATACCTGGAAGAGGTCACGTTGCTGGAAGGGGCCAACACGACGGCGGCTCAAGAATTGAAGGCGGCTCGTGAGGACGCCGCGTCGCAAGTACGTACCGGCAAAAAGACCCTGACCTCTCGAGTCGACGGGTACGCCCGGCAGGTCACGGAAAAAGTCGTCGGCTGGGCCGTGTAA
- a CDS encoding F0F1 ATP synthase subunit gamma: MASLKDIQRKIGGVKKTKQITKAMNMVASAKLRKAQQRIEQFRPYADKFYEMLTDLSGRTDASAHPLLEVREEIKKVVIVLVTADRGLCGSFNVNLTSKTRKLAAEKEAAGKEVEIVCVGKKGRDVMRKQSWPIRADHVNVMNTFDFTLGVELGTNLMNGYLNHEFDEVIIVFGKFISFAKQEVVSLRVLPIASEAAEVEEVQGPASEYIYEPSVEGILAELLPRFVNVQIYRGLLDTNASEHAARMRAMDNATKNCDELSKSLTLVYNKARQSAITTELMDIVGGAEALKSA, from the coding sequence ATGGCTTCTTTGAAGGACATTCAGCGCAAGATCGGCGGGGTCAAGAAAACCAAGCAGATCACCAAGGCCATGAATATGGTGGCCTCGGCGAAATTGCGCAAAGCTCAGCAACGCATTGAGCAATTCAGGCCATATGCGGACAAGTTCTACGAGATGCTCACGGATTTGAGTGGCCGCACGGACGCCTCGGCGCACCCATTGCTTGAGGTGCGCGAGGAAATCAAAAAGGTCGTGATCGTACTGGTCACTGCGGACCGCGGATTGTGCGGCAGCTTTAACGTCAACCTGACTTCCAAGACCCGCAAGCTTGCGGCGGAGAAAGAAGCCGCCGGCAAGGAAGTGGAGATCGTCTGCGTCGGCAAAAAGGGACGGGACGTCATGCGCAAGCAGTCGTGGCCCATTCGTGCCGATCACGTCAACGTGATGAACACATTCGACTTCACCCTGGGCGTGGAACTGGGCACAAACCTGATGAACGGGTATCTGAACCACGAGTTCGATGAAGTAATCATCGTCTTCGGAAAATTCATCAGTTTCGCCAAGCAGGAGGTCGTCTCCCTGCGTGTTTTGCCCATCGCTTCGGAAGCAGCCGAAGTGGAAGAAGTCCAGGGCCCCGCCAGCGAGTACATTTACGAACCCTCGGTGGAAGGCATACTCGCCGAATTGCTGCCTCGGTTCGTGAACGTGCAGATATACAGGGGGCTTCTGGATACGAACGCCAGCGAACATGCCGCTCGGATGCGGGCCATGGACAACGCGACGAAAAATTGTGACGAATTGTCGAAATCTTTGACGTTGGTCTATAACAAGGCCAGGCAAAGCGCCATTACCACGGAGCTGATGGATATCGTCGGCGGCGCTGAAGCTCTGAAATCAGCCTAA
- the atpH gene encoding ATP synthase F1 subunit delta encodes MIGNIVARRYARALFSLGVAQGDAELVAYGKDLSGLAKALNESPQLDRIFRNPVFKVEEKKAVVNAILSKIKAKQMIVNFCYLLADNNRLGFLADIQAYYAELLDEHQGVARGRMTTAINLEPEIQKKLKKSLEEKTSRQLILDYTVDPQILGGLVLKIGDRVLDASLRAQLVAMKETIKRGE; translated from the coding sequence TTGATTGGAAACATCGTGGCGCGCAGATACGCCCGGGCTCTCTTCTCCTTGGGCGTGGCCCAAGGGGACGCTGAACTTGTCGCTTACGGCAAGGACCTCTCCGGGTTGGCGAAGGCATTGAACGAGTCGCCGCAGTTGGACCGCATATTTCGCAATCCCGTCTTCAAGGTGGAAGAAAAGAAGGCTGTGGTCAACGCGATTCTTTCAAAGATCAAGGCCAAGCAGATGATCGTCAACTTCTGTTACCTGCTGGCGGATAACAACAGACTAGGGTTTCTGGCGGACATCCAGGCCTACTACGCCGAGTTGCTGGATGAGCACCAGGGTGTGGCCCGAGGCCGGATGACCACGGCCATCAACCTGGAGCCGGAAATTCAGAAAAAGCTCAAGAAATCGCTGGAGGAAAAGACCAGCCGCCAGTTGATTCTCGATTATACCGTGGACCCGCAAATTTTGGGGGGACTCGTGTTGAAGATTGGGGACAGGGTACTGGATGCCAGCCTTCGGGCCCAACTGGTCGCGATGAAAGAAACCATCAAGAGGGGTGAGTAA
- the atpF gene encoding F0F1 ATP synthase subunit B yields the protein MKRIMICWITFAMVLVSVGAAWAAGEAGDMAKWKDFMWRVINFIIFVGILYWAAGKRIGQMLTSRREKIRDDLIDLDQRRTDADKKLKEVEVQIKDLDAERERVLADFQSQGEALKRTIIAQAHEKAAQIKAQAETAATQEYKLATERLREELADMVVETAAKMIQSQLTKEGHEKLIQQSLTRVVLH from the coding sequence TTGAAACGCATTATGATCTGTTGGATCACGTTTGCAATGGTGCTCGTGAGCGTCGGAGCGGCCTGGGCGGCCGGCGAAGCGGGCGACATGGCCAAGTGGAAGGATTTCATGTGGCGGGTGATCAACTTCATCATCTTCGTCGGAATCCTTTATTGGGCCGCCGGAAAGCGCATCGGCCAGATGCTCACCTCCCGGCGGGAAAAAATTCGGGACGACCTCATCGACCTGGATCAACGCCGCACCGATGCCGATAAAAAATTAAAAGAAGTCGAAGTCCAGATCAAGGACCTGGACGCCGAGCGCGAACGGGTACTTGCCGACTTCCAGAGCCAGGGAGAGGCGCTAAAGCGGACCATCATCGCCCAAGCGCATGAAAAAGCGGCGCAGATCAAGGCCCAGGCTGAAACGGCCGCAACCCAGGAATACAAACTGGCAACGGAACGACTCCGCGAGGAACTGGCCGACATGGTCGTGGAAACCGCCGCGAAAATGATCCAGAGCCAGTTGACCAAGGAAGGCCATGAAAAATTGATCCAACAATCCTTAACAAGGGTGGTGCTGCATTGA
- a CDS encoding polymer-forming cytoskeletal protein, with translation MAKDEINAFLGSGTSYEGKLHFQGAVRIDGAFLGRIDSQGTLIVGQDAKIDGEVAVGSLVLSGLLKGRVTAEDKIVLHKTARLQGSVRAPSLIIEEGAVLDGDVVMSATATENVAELPKPREDSESSF, from the coding sequence ATGGCCAAAGACGAGATCAACGCCTTCCTGGGCTCTGGAACGTCGTACGAAGGAAAACTTCACTTTCAAGGGGCGGTACGCATTGACGGCGCCTTTCTCGGAAGAATCGATTCCCAAGGCACCCTGATTGTCGGACAGGACGCCAAGATCGACGGCGAAGTCGCCGTGGGCAGCCTGGTCCTCAGCGGCCTGCTGAAGGGGCGCGTCACGGCGGAGGACAAAATCGTCCTGCACAAGACGGCCCGCCTGCAGGGTTCGGTGCGCGCTCCGTCCTTGATCATCGAGGAAGGAGCGGTTCTGGACGGCGACGTTGTGATGTCCGCAACCGCGACCGAGAACGTCGCCGAACTCCCAAAGCCTCGGGAAGATTCCGAATCATCTTTTTGA
- the atpA gene encoding F0F1 ATP synthase subunit alpha: MQIKADEISKIIESQIQNYEQRVEMSETGVVLSVGDGIARVYGVENAMAMELLEFTGGVYGMVLNLEEDNVGVALLGDVMHIKEGDTVKRTGRIFSVPVGDAVVGRVIDPLGNPLDGLGPIEAKEIRKVEIKAPGIVARKSVHEPMYTGLKAVDAMTPIGRGQRELVIGDRQIGKTALCLDAILAQKESDIHCFYVAIGQKKSTVALVVDTLRKYGAMEYTTVISATASEPASLQYIAAYSGCTMAEYYRDSGKHSLIIYDDLSKQAVAYRQMSLLLRRPPGREAFPGDIFYNHSRLLERSAKVNDAMGAGSLTALPIIETQAGDVSAYIPTNVISITDGQVYLEPSLFYAGVRPAINVGLSVSRVGGAAQIKAMKQVAGTLRLDLAQYRELAAFAQFGSDLDKSTQQRLNRGMRLVELLKQPQYHPMSVAEQVISLYAGTRGLMDDLPVSAVAKFETELHEYMRNQRPDILDDIKTKQALDADLEAKLREAIETMKKTFQAE, from the coding sequence ATGCAGATCAAAGCAGATGAAATCAGCAAAATTATTGAGAGCCAGATTCAAAACTACGAACAACGCGTGGAAATGAGCGAAACCGGCGTCGTCCTCTCCGTAGGTGACGGCATCGCTCGTGTCTACGGCGTGGAAAACGCCATGGCCATGGAGCTGTTGGAATTCACCGGCGGCGTATACGGCATGGTGTTGAACCTGGAAGAGGACAACGTCGGCGTCGCGCTGTTGGGCGATGTCATGCACATCAAGGAAGGCGACACGGTCAAACGTACCGGGCGGATATTTTCCGTGCCCGTGGGCGACGCGGTGGTCGGCCGGGTCATCGACCCCTTGGGAAATCCCCTGGACGGTCTGGGACCCATCGAAGCCAAAGAAATCCGGAAAGTTGAAATCAAGGCTCCCGGCATCGTGGCCCGGAAGTCCGTTCACGAGCCCATGTATACCGGGCTGAAGGCTGTCGACGCCATGACCCCCATCGGCCGCGGACAGCGCGAATTGGTCATCGGTGACCGCCAGATCGGGAAAACGGCCCTCTGCCTGGATGCCATTCTGGCCCAGAAGGAAAGCGACATCCACTGCTTTTACGTGGCCATCGGCCAGAAGAAGTCTACCGTCGCCCTGGTCGTGGACACACTGCGCAAATACGGTGCCATGGAATACACCACGGTCATCTCCGCCACGGCTTCCGAACCGGCATCTCTGCAGTACATCGCGGCATACTCCGGCTGCACCATGGCCGAATACTACCGGGACAGCGGCAAGCACTCCCTGATTATTTATGACGACCTTTCCAAACAGGCCGTGGCCTACCGCCAGATGTCCCTGCTGCTGCGTCGCCCTCCGGGACGTGAAGCCTTCCCCGGCGACATCTTTTACAACCACTCCCGCCTGCTGGAGCGCTCCGCCAAGGTCAACGACGCCATGGGCGCTGGATCCCTCACCGCCCTGCCGATCATTGAAACCCAGGCCGGCGACGTTTCCGCCTACATCCCGACCAACGTCATCTCCATCACCGATGGTCAGGTCTACCTGGAGCCCAGCCTATTCTACGCGGGCGTTCGTCCGGCCATCAACGTCGGGTTGTCCGTCTCTCGCGTAGGCGGCGCCGCGCAGATCAAGGCCATGAAACAGGTCGCCGGAACCTTGCGCCTGGATTTGGCCCAGTACCGCGAACTGGCCGCCTTCGCCCAGTTCGGTTCCGACCTGGACAAGTCCACACAGCAACGCCTCAATCGGGGCATGCGGCTCGTGGAACTTCTGAAGCAGCCTCAGTATCATCCCATGTCCGTGGCTGAGCAGGTCATTTCCCTGTACGCTGGAACCCGCGGACTGATGGACGACCTTCCGGTGTCCGCCGTGGCCAAGTTCGAGACGGAACTGCATGAGTATATGCGCAACCAGCGCCCCGATATTCTGGACGACATCAAGACCAAGCAGGCCCTGGACGCGGATCTTGAAGCCAAGCTGCGTGAAGCCATCGAGACGATGAAGAAGACCTTTCAGGCTGAATAA
- the atpD gene encoding F0F1 ATP synthase subunit beta, with protein sequence MSELMEGKVAQVIGPVVDVAFPEGKLPNILSALEINNTNNEDAPDLVVEVAQHLGNNLVRCIAMDATDGLVRGNVAKATGKPIMIPVGKPALGRIMNVVGRPVDELGPIDSTKMMPIHRAAPSFTEQSTKVELLETGVKVIDLLIPFPKGGKIGMFGGAGVGKTVILMEMINNIAKQHGGISVFAGVGERTREGNDLYHEMKDAGVIEKAVLIYGQMNEPPGARARVALTALASAEYFRDEEGQDVLLFVDNIFRFTQAGSEVSALLGRMPSAVGYQPTLGTDLGELQERITSTTKGSITSVQAVYVPADDLTDPAPATTFAHLNGTIVLSRQIAELGIYPAVDPLDSTSSILDPLVLGNEHYDTARQLQMILQKYKDLQDIIAILGMDELSDEDKVTVSRARKIQRFLSQPFFVAAQFTGKEGRYVKLEDTIRGFKEIIEGKHDDISEQAFYMVGTIEEALENAKNL encoded by the coding sequence ATGAGTGAACTTATGGAAGGAAAGGTGGCGCAAGTCATTGGGCCAGTCGTGGACGTGGCCTTTCCGGAAGGAAAGTTGCCCAACATTTTAAGTGCGTTGGAAATCAACAACACCAACAATGAAGACGCTCCCGACCTGGTGGTCGAGGTGGCGCAGCACCTTGGAAACAACCTGGTCCGCTGCATCGCCATGGACGCGACGGACGGTCTGGTTCGGGGCAACGTGGCCAAGGCCACCGGCAAGCCGATCATGATTCCCGTCGGTAAGCCTGCTCTTGGTCGGATCATGAACGTGGTTGGACGTCCCGTGGATGAACTCGGTCCCATCGACTCCACGAAGATGATGCCCATCCACCGTGCAGCGCCTAGCTTCACCGAGCAAAGCACCAAGGTTGAACTGCTGGAAACCGGTGTAAAGGTCATCGACTTGCTGATCCCCTTTCCCAAGGGCGGCAAGATCGGCATGTTCGGCGGCGCCGGCGTGGGCAAAACCGTTATCTTGATGGAGATGATCAACAACATCGCCAAGCAACACGGCGGCATTTCCGTGTTCGCCGGTGTTGGCGAACGGACTCGTGAAGGGAACGACCTGTACCACGAAATGAAGGACGCCGGGGTTATCGAGAAAGCCGTGTTGATCTACGGCCAGATGAACGAGCCTCCAGGAGCCCGGGCCCGCGTCGCGCTGACCGCTCTGGCTTCCGCGGAATACTTCCGTGACGAGGAAGGTCAGGACGTGTTGCTTTTCGTGGACAACATCTTCCGATTCACCCAGGCCGGTTCCGAGGTCTCCGCGCTTCTGGGCCGGATGCCCTCCGCTGTGGGATATCAACCGACTCTGGGCACTGACCTTGGAGAACTCCAGGAACGGATCACCTCAACCACTAAGGGTTCCATTACATCGGTACAGGCCGTATACGTCCCCGCCGATGACTTGACCGACCCTGCGCCGGCCACCACCTTCGCCCACTTGAACGGAACCATCGTGCTTTCTCGACAGATCGCGGAGTTGGGCATTTATCCGGCGGTGGACCCGCTGGACTCCACGTCCAGCATTCTGGACCCGCTGGTTCTGGGCAACGAGCACTACGACACCGCTCGGCAGTTGCAGATGATCCTCCAGAAGTACAAGGATCTGCAGGACATCATTGCCATTCTGGGTATGGACGAACTGTCTGACGAAGACAAGGTCACCGTCTCCCGCGCCCGGAAAATCCAGCGCTTTCTGTCCCAGCCCTTCTTCGTCGCCGCACAGTTCACCGGCAAGGAAGGACGCTATGTGAAGCTTGAGGACACCATTCGTGGTTTCAAGGAAATCATCGAAGGCAAGCACGATGATATTTCTGAACAGGCCTTCTACATGGTCGGTACCATTGAGGAAGCGTTGGAAAACGCGAAGAATCTCTAA
- a CDS encoding F0F1 ATP synthase subunit epsilon, whose amino-acid sequence MAKTIHLEIVTPDRKLLSEDVEFVGAPGYNGEFGVLPDHAPFLAALGVGSLHYNKDGRKHWIFLSGGFAEVSSNKMSVLAEVAERAEEIDLERARKARERSEKRLLEQKAQIDFARTQAALQRALARMKTRNLAA is encoded by the coding sequence ATGGCCAAGACCATACACTTGGAAATTGTCACTCCCGACCGGAAGCTCCTTAGTGAAGATGTCGAGTTTGTCGGTGCTCCGGGGTACAACGGCGAGTTCGGCGTCCTGCCGGACCACGCTCCCTTTCTGGCGGCCCTGGGCGTCGGCAGTCTGCACTACAACAAAGACGGGCGAAAGCACTGGATTTTTCTCTCCGGCGGCTTTGCCGAGGTTTCCTCAAACAAGATGAGCGTCCTGGCGGAAGTGGCCGAACGGGCCGAAGAGATCGACCTGGAGCGGGCCAGAAAGGCAAGGGAGCGGTCCGAAAAGCGGCTTCTTGAACAAAAAGCGCAGATCGACTTCGCCAGAACCCAGGCCGCCCTCCAACGCGCTCTGGCCCGAATGAAAACTCGCAATTTGGCTGCATAG